One Streptomyces drozdowiczii DNA segment encodes these proteins:
- a CDS encoding FadR/GntR family transcriptional regulator has translation MASKNSTGAGPVAGEADVREPEASAAEDAPADRLTPVLRPVRAGNGFEEALEQTLQLLRLGLVPPGERLPSERELSHRMRISRVTLREVLKVLQDQGMVESRRGRYGGTFVLPRAAVPAGEQELRRRVAAVDVEDTLRFREVLEVGAAGLCANGLEPDGATRLRSALDATQDARFDDYRRQDTLLHLTLAELSGSRSLAAQYAAVRATLNDLLDCIPLLVRNLEHSQQQHAALVEAVLDRDAEAASEVMREHCCGTAALLRGFLA, from the coding sequence GGAGGCGAGTGCCGCGGAAGACGCCCCGGCGGACCGGCTGACGCCCGTACTGCGCCCCGTACGCGCCGGAAACGGATTCGAGGAGGCACTGGAGCAGACCCTGCAACTGCTGCGGCTCGGCCTGGTCCCGCCAGGCGAACGGCTGCCCTCCGAGCGTGAGCTGTCCCACCGTATGCGGATCAGCCGGGTGACCCTGCGCGAGGTCCTCAAGGTGCTCCAGGACCAGGGCATGGTGGAGAGTCGGCGGGGCCGTTACGGCGGTACGTTCGTCCTGCCGCGCGCCGCAGTTCCGGCAGGCGAGCAGGAGCTGCGGCGCCGGGTGGCGGCCGTCGACGTGGAGGACACCCTGCGCTTCCGCGAGGTGCTGGAGGTCGGCGCCGCCGGGCTCTGCGCGAACGGCCTCGAACCCGACGGCGCCACCCGGCTGCGTTCGGCCCTGGACGCGACGCAGGACGCCCGGTTCGACGACTACCGCCGCCAGGACACCCTGCTCCACCTCACCCTCGCCGAGCTCTCCGGCTCACGCTCGCTGGCCGCCCAGTACGCCGCCGTACGCGCGACCCTGAACGACCTCCTGGACTGCATTCCGCTGCTGGTGCGCAACCTGGAACACTCGCAGCAGCAGCACGCGGCCCTCGTGGAAGCGGTCCTCGACCGGGACGCAGAGGCGGCGTCGGAGGTCATGCGCGAACACTGCTGCGGCACGGCGGCACTGCTGCGCGGCTTCCTGGCATGA